From Staphylococcus sp. M0911, a single genomic window includes:
- a CDS encoding sugar O-acetyltransferase translates to MREIDKLDKGMPYHFDDEEVAARKARAAQLCQEFNAIPATEPAQQESKIRQILGSAGENISFQATFNCDNGKNIHVGHDVLTNYNLTILDIAPVNIGNHVMIGPNVDIYTVNHPLSAKGRREYLAQASPVNIGDDVWIGGKVTITPGVTIGNNVVIASGAVVTKDIPDNTLAAGVPAKVIKELEE, encoded by the coding sequence ATGAGAGAAATAGACAAATTAGATAAAGGTATGCCGTATCATTTTGATGATGAGGAAGTGGCGGCACGTAAAGCTAGAGCAGCACAATTATGCCAAGAATTTAATGCCATTCCTGCTACAGAACCGGCACAACAAGAAAGCAAAATCCGCCAGATATTAGGGTCTGCTGGTGAAAACATTTCATTCCAAGCGACATTCAATTGTGATAACGGGAAAAATATACATGTCGGACATGACGTCTTAACAAACTATAACCTTACCATTCTAGATATAGCGCCAGTGAATATTGGGAACCATGTGATGATAGGTCCTAATGTCGATATTTATACTGTTAACCATCCATTAAGCGCAAAAGGAAGACGAGAGTATTTAGCTCAAGCAAGTCCTGTAAATATAGGCGACGATGTTTGGATAGGTGGCAAAGTCACGATTACTCCAGGAGTGACTATTGGAAATAATGTAGTGATTGCCTCAGGTGCAGTAGTCACAAAGGATATACCAGATAATACCCTTGCAGCAGGTGTACCGGCAAAAGTCATTAAAGAATTAGAAGAATAG
- a CDS encoding Txe/YoeB family addiction module toxin translates to MSRLNILFTPDAFEDYKYWQIHDKKLLKKINHLIKGINRNGPLEGEGKPEALKGNFKGYYSRRINFEHRLVYKVHDSEIIIVSCKYHYFK, encoded by the coding sequence ATGAGTAGATTAAATATTTTATTTACACCTGATGCATTTGAAGATTATAAATATTGGCAAATTCATGATAAAAAATTATTAAAAAAGATTAACCATTTAATTAAAGGTATAAATCGTAATGGCCCACTCGAAGGTGAAGGAAAACCTGAAGCTTTGAAAGGTAATTTTAAAGGATATTATAGTAGAAGAATCAATTTTGAACATAGGTTAGTTTATAAAGTACATGATTCAGAAATAATTATTGTTTCTTGTAAATATCATTATTTTAAATAA
- a CDS encoding FMN-binding negative transcriptional regulator — MYIGKHSQINDYEEIKRFMQHNNFATIVTSNDVKPIASHIPVMISEQDDQLVITGHLAKHNELVQMIEHNAHVLVIFQGPDSYISSTWYETEDVPTWDYQSVHVYGEGRLLNHDELVSDLKQLLNQYEGHKDDGATWNHLSEDTKRQIHGIVGFQVKVNDIEAVYKLSQNRSKQEKVNIVKQLKASGNQKESKIAKEIEKY, encoded by the coding sequence ATGTATATTGGTAAGCATTCACAAATCAATGATTATGAAGAAATAAAACGATTTATGCAGCACAACAATTTTGCGACGATCGTAACGAGTAACGACGTAAAACCCATCGCGTCACATATTCCCGTGATGATTTCAGAACAAGATGATCAATTAGTGATTACAGGACATTTAGCGAAACATAATGAATTGGTACAAATGATAGAACATAACGCACATGTATTAGTGATCTTCCAAGGACCAGACTCCTATATTTCCTCTACATGGTACGAGACAGAAGATGTACCGACATGGGATTATCAAAGTGTGCATGTATATGGGGAAGGACGATTATTGAATCATGACGAACTAGTATCTGATTTGAAGCAATTATTGAATCAATATGAAGGCCATAAAGATGATGGTGCAACTTGGAATCATTTATCAGAAGATACTAAGAGACAAATACATGGGATTGTCGGATTTCAAGTTAAAGTGAATGACATAGAAGCAGTATATAAACTTAGTCAAAATAGAAGTAAGCAGGAAAAAGTGAATATTGTTAAGCAATTAAAGGCGTCGGGCAATCAAAAGGAAAGTAAAATTGCTAAAGAAATAGAGAAATATTAA
- a CDS encoding ArgE/DapE family deacylase gives MSVFTKEDHLQILKDIVEIKTVNDNEIEVAKYLKDLLEKHGIKADIDEIKGHNNRANLIASIGEGHPVVAISGHMDVVSEGDSNNWQFPPFELTEQDGFLYGRGTSDMKAGLAALVIAMIEINQSGALKQGTIKLMATAGEEMQQLGSEQLYKEGYMDDVDALVIAEPSESGIVYAHKGSMDYQIVSRGQAAHSSMPVVGQNAIKPLLDFVRNIDEEYEDIRKELQCEQFDFKHVIERIKGRVGDKVEEEEIERVINGLVINHTIIQGGNQVNSVPDMATTDYNIRTVPEFNNDQVKALFKKHIEQINNEGGQLEEDMYLDLDPVLTTGENRLIALGQQVAANIFKRDVVATPTVGVTDASNLLRDKDEHFSFLMFGPGTVPHQVNEHVNKETYHQFVDYYIELLTSYLNEA, from the coding sequence ATGAGTGTATTTACAAAAGAGGACCATTTACAAATTTTAAAAGATATCGTAGAAATCAAAACAGTGAATGATAATGAAATAGAAGTAGCAAAATATTTAAAAGATTTATTAGAAAAGCATGGTATCAAAGCAGATATCGATGAAATTAAAGGTCATAACAATCGTGCTAACCTAATTGCTTCTATTGGTGAAGGTCACCCAGTCGTGGCGATTTCAGGACATATGGACGTGGTATCAGAAGGCGATTCTAATAATTGGCAATTCCCACCATTTGAATTAACAGAACAAGATGGCTTTTTATATGGTCGTGGCACATCAGATATGAAAGCAGGCTTAGCTGCACTAGTCATTGCGATGATTGAAATTAATCAAAGTGGCGCGTTAAAACAAGGTACTATCAAGTTAATGGCGACAGCTGGAGAAGAGATGCAACAACTAGGTTCAGAACAATTATATAAAGAAGGTTATATGGATGATGTGGATGCATTAGTCATTGCAGAACCATCCGAATCAGGTATTGTTTATGCGCATAAAGGTTCTATGGATTATCAAATTGTATCTCGCGGACAAGCAGCACATAGTTCTATGCCTGTGGTTGGACAAAATGCGATTAAACCATTACTAGATTTTGTACGAAATATTGATGAGGAATACGAAGACATTAGAAAAGAATTACAGTGTGAACAATTTGATTTCAAACATGTGATTGAGAGAATAAAAGGACGTGTGGGTGACAAAGTTGAGGAAGAAGAAATCGAGCGCGTCATTAATGGATTGGTAATTAACCATACAATTATTCAAGGTGGCAACCAAGTCAATTCTGTACCTGATATGGCAACAACAGACTATAACATTCGTACCGTTCCAGAGTTTAATAATGATCAAGTAAAAGCTTTATTTAAAAAGCATATTGAACAGATTAATAATGAAGGCGGTCAACTGGAAGAAGATATGTACTTAGACTTAGATCCTGTACTTACAACAGGGGAAAATCGTTTAATCGCGCTAGGTCAACAAGTGGCAGCCAATATTTTCAAGAGAGATGTCGTTGCAACACCAACAGTTGGTGTGACTGACGCATCTAATTTACTACGTGATAAAGATGAACATTTCTCATTCTTAATGTTTGGCCCAGGTACAGTACCACATCAAGTCAATGAACATGTGAATAAAGAAACATATCATCAATTCGTTGATTATTATATTGAATTATTAACATCTTATTTAAATGAAGCTTAA
- a CDS encoding PTS sugar transporter subunit IIC: MNIILGVGTLVIVLVIMTLFLKFAPYGKEGLQALSGAACATFLPQAFLSYAIGGILHIKFLQDIGDLAGSLGGIAVGILACINLGVSPVFAIIVGLVLKDFSLLPAFIASYIVAFIIKLIQKKVPEGLDLIAVILIAPALVYGLASLINPGVTAVLNQIAGAVNSVGDSSPYALAIILGLIIPVTSMTPLSSMVLASILGLTGLPMAIGAITCTGASFVNFTLFNILKIGEKPNRFAVFIEPLTQIDLIVRYAPVLYGTNALIGMVNACIIAFSGLKIGVTGMATPIAGAIVLFGFNNPVSSAITIIAVAITSLVLAFIIGTLIKKFDLMHLHIPMPWQKNTKHS; this comes from the coding sequence ATGAATATTATATTAGGCGTCGGAACACTCGTTATCGTGTTGGTCATTATGACATTGTTCCTTAAATTCGCACCATATGGTAAGGAAGGCTTACAAGCTTTATCTGGTGCTGCTTGTGCTACATTCCTACCTCAAGCATTCTTAAGTTATGCAATTGGTGGTATCTTACATATTAAATTCTTACAAGACATCGGGGACCTTGCGGGTAGTCTAGGTGGTATTGCAGTAGGTATCCTCGCATGTATCAATTTAGGTGTATCACCTGTCTTCGCTATTATCGTCGGTCTTGTATTAAAGGATTTCAGTTTATTACCAGCGTTTATCGCTTCATATATAGTTGCATTTATTATTAAATTGATTCAGAAGAAAGTGCCTGAAGGTTTAGATTTAATCGCAGTGATACTCATTGCACCGGCATTAGTATATGGACTTGCATCACTGATTAATCCAGGTGTTACAGCCGTATTAAATCAAATTGCAGGTGCCGTGAACTCAGTTGGCGACAGTAGTCCATATGCTCTAGCGATCATCTTAGGCTTAATTATTCCAGTTACAAGTATGACGCCATTAAGTTCAATGGTGCTCGCAAGTATCTTAGGCCTTACAGGACTACCAATGGCCATTGGTGCTATTACTTGTACAGGTGCGTCATTTGTAAACTTCACATTATTCAACATTTTGAAAATTGGCGAAAAACCAAATCGATTTGCAGTCTTTATCGAGCCTTTAACACAAATTGATTTAATCGTAAGATATGCGCCCGTTTTATACGGTACGAATGCTCTTATTGGTATGGTCAATGCTTGTATTATTGCATTTAGTGGACTGAAAATTGGTGTCACTGGTATGGCAACACCTATCGCAGGTGCGATTGTCTTATTTGGCTTTAACAATCCAGTTTCATCAGCGATTACAATTATTGCCGTAGCTATCACAAGTCTAGTACTCGCCTTTATTATTGGTACACTCATTAAAAAATTCGATTTAATGCACTTACACATACCAATGCCTTGGCAAAAAAATACGAAACACTCATAA
- a CDS encoding MDR family MFS transporter: MSSSEMTIAKRNTIVVVMLISAFVAMLNQTILNTALPAIISGLGIPETTAQWLITGFMLVNGVMIPLTAFLMDRYSTRGLYIFSMAAFLIGSLVAALSPNFSILMVARVIQAIGAGILLPLMQFTVFTLFPVEKRGFAMGLTGIVAQSAPAIGPTLTGLLIDAFSWRMPFYVVATIAIIAFVIGYFFVENHSSPKDTALDKISVVYSTFGFGLILFAFSSISTVGITSPAVIITFILGVIVIAIFTFRQLNIDHPLLNLRVFRSKTFTLSAVASMLLFIGIVGPALLIPMYVQTGLGLSAVLSGLVILPGAVFNAFISVYTGKVFDRFGLRVLVIPGFTLLIIMTILHTFLSTDTPFWYVVVIYAIRMFSVGLLIMPLNTAGLNALQSEEISHGTAIMNSLRIIAGAMGTAVSITILSIVSKNDLAGSHTGQSKTEMMRAATVHGVDAAFIFTTILIVIAFILCLFIKDKTKTSRK, translated from the coding sequence GTGTCGAGTAGTGAAATGACAATAGCAAAACGAAATACGATTGTAGTAGTGATGTTAATCAGTGCATTCGTAGCTATGTTAAATCAAACCATTTTGAATACTGCATTACCGGCGATTATTTCAGGTTTAGGTATTCCTGAAACTACAGCACAATGGTTGATTACAGGATTTATGTTGGTTAACGGTGTTATGATTCCACTTACTGCATTTTTAATGGATAGATATTCCACACGTGGTTTATATATTTTCTCTATGGCTGCCTTTTTAATTGGATCTTTAGTGGCAGCACTTTCCCCAAACTTTAGTATTTTAATGGTGGCTCGTGTGATTCAAGCAATAGGCGCAGGTATCTTATTGCCGCTCATGCAATTTACGGTGTTCACCTTATTCCCAGTAGAAAAACGTGGATTTGCGATGGGACTAACAGGTATTGTCGCACAGTCTGCACCTGCGATTGGACCAACGTTAACGGGATTACTCATTGATGCGTTTAGTTGGAGAATGCCGTTTTACGTCGTCGCAACGATTGCTATTATTGCCTTTGTGATTGGTTACTTCTTCGTTGAAAACCATAGCTCTCCAAAAGATACTGCTTTAGACAAGATTTCTGTTGTATATTCTACCTTTGGTTTCGGCCTCATTTTATTCGCGTTTAGTAGTATCAGTACGGTGGGTATCACGTCACCAGCTGTAATCATTACATTTATTTTAGGTGTAATCGTGATTGCCATCTTTACATTCCGTCAGTTAAATATTGACCATCCATTGTTAAATTTACGTGTCTTTAGAAGTAAGACATTTACCTTATCAGCAGTAGCATCTATGTTGCTATTTATTGGTATCGTTGGTCCTGCATTACTCATTCCTATGTATGTACAAACAGGTTTAGGACTATCAGCGGTATTGTCAGGTCTTGTGATTTTACCAGGTGCTGTGTTTAATGCATTTATTTCTGTTTATACAGGTAAGGTGTTTGACCGTTTCGGATTACGTGTCCTAGTGATACCTGGCTTCACACTGTTGATTATTATGACGATTCTTCATACATTTTTATCAACAGATACGCCATTTTGGTATGTCGTCGTTATTTATGCGATTCGTATGTTCTCAGTCGGTTTATTAATCATGCCATTGAATACTGCAGGACTTAATGCATTACAATCGGAAGAAATTTCTCATGGTACAGCAATTATGAATTCATTACGTATTATCGCTGGGGCAATGGGTACCGCAGTTAGTATTACGATTCTTTCCATTGTATCTAAAAATGATCTAGCGGGTAGTCATACCGGGCAGTCTAAAACTGAAATGATGCGAGCAGCTACGGTGCATGGTGTAGATGCAGCATTTATATTTACAACCATCTTGATTGTGATTGCATTTATTCTATGTTTATTCATCAAAGATAAGACAAAAACTTCTAGAAAATAA
- a CDS encoding YSIRK-type signal peptide-containing protein (The YSIRK form of extended signal peptide directs nascent proteins to the cross-wall site, while signal peptides lacking YSIRK direct proteins instead to the cell pole. A large fraction of YSIRK proteins are surface proteins anchored by sortase-mediated processing of a C-terminal LPXTG motif.) produces the protein MKNRKNSYSIRKLSVGASSIIVASMLFVGAESAQAAETEPQDQTTIQNVKETTESSNSDQTQQQPLESTKAKDSDTNNTNVERPKSNSTQTSKEDTENIQDTSTNQTNENSKHIINKTNDVSHETTKTNDTDQTSSQDKSEQSPEVDSNETPASNDKSTPSKQEPNNTKQDIDETSKPNEDSKLVPSKSNITSKADKQEQSSKEPVEDNAQKNKHVSQEDSSLEKQGTQEVPQTDSHKDVNVAPSKSSSTQHPSTTQHITAKDASASQEVPVHSLDSSKPDHTTSTESHINLDNLDKQATKDSTPADNDDDQSKDGLNTLTKNAVAIHNNKSKTQATQPTKDQTNKVAPQQQYKNHDPIILVHGFNGFTADNGPGLGDSNYWGGERLNITQEARAKGYNVSEASVSALGSNYDRAVELYYYIKGGTVDYGAAHAAKYGHERYGKSYAGAYRDWKPGQKIHLIGHSMGGQTVRLLEEMLRNGNPEEIEYQKQHGGDISPLYKGGQDNMISSITTLASPHNGTHASDLLGNEAIVRQAVYDFAKSQGNKFSRADLGLTQWGLKQRPDESYIDYVKRVENSNLWKTKDNGFYDLTTEGAQELNNHTSLNPNIVYKTYTGESSDPDKNGIHHRNSHMNIKYLPTTNVIGKLDDKAWRENDGLVSVVSAQHPSNQKYVDATDQIQKGVWQVTPVQHDWDHGDFVGTQKDENGISIEQFQGFWDNLLNDAVRNEKETDQ, from the coding sequence ATGAAAAACAGAAAGAATTCTTATAGTATTCGTAAGTTGAGTGTAGGTGCATCTTCCATCATCGTTGCATCTATGTTATTTGTTGGAGCGGAATCTGCACAAGCAGCAGAAACTGAACCACAAGATCAAACTACTATACAAAATGTTAAAGAAACAACTGAATCATCTAACTCTGATCAAACGCAACAACAACCTTTAGAATCTACAAAAGCGAAAGATTCTGATACAAATAATACGAATGTTGAACGTCCTAAGTCTAATTCGACACAAACATCAAAAGAAGATACTGAAAACATACAGGATACATCAACTAATCAAACAAACGAAAATTCTAAACATATTATTAATAAAACTAATGACGTTTCACATGAAACTACAAAGACAAATGATACAGATCAAACGTCATCTCAAGACAAATCAGAACAATCTCCTGAAGTCGACTCAAATGAGACACCAGCTTCAAATGACAAATCAACTCCAAGCAAACAAGAACCTAACAATACAAAGCAAGATATTGATGAAACATCTAAACCTAATGAAGATTCAAAACTTGTACCATCAAAGTCAAATATAACATCTAAAGCAGATAAACAAGAACAGTCTTCTAAAGAACCTGTTGAGGATAATGCTCAAAAAAATAAACATGTATCACAAGAAGATTCATCTTTAGAGAAGCAAGGTACACAAGAGGTTCCGCAGACTGACTCACATAAAGATGTAAATGTAGCACCATCAAAGTCATCATCAACACAACATCCATCTACAACACAACATATCACGGCTAAAGATGCTAGTGCTTCACAAGAGGTGCCAGTTCATTCACTAGATTCATCTAAACCAGATCACACAACATCGACTGAGAGCCATATCAATTTAGATAACCTAGATAAACAAGCGACTAAAGATAGTACACCTGCAGATAATGACGATGATCAATCTAAAGATGGTCTAAATACATTAACTAAAAATGCGGTAGCCATACATAACAACAAATCCAAAACACAGGCTACTCAACCTACTAAAGACCAAACAAATAAGGTAGCGCCTCAACAACAGTATAAAAATCATGACCCTATTATACTTGTACATGGATTTAATGGTTTTACAGCTGATAATGGACCTGGTTTAGGAGATAGTAATTATTGGGGTGGCGAACGTCTTAACATCACACAAGAAGCACGTGCAAAAGGTTATAACGTGAGTGAAGCTAGTGTTAGTGCATTAGGTAGTAACTATGATCGTGCGGTTGAATTGTACTACTATATCAAAGGTGGCACTGTAGATTATGGTGCGGCACATGCAGCTAAATATGGTCATGAACGTTATGGCAAATCTTATGCAGGTGCCTATAGAGATTGGAAACCCGGCCAGAAAATCCATTTAATTGGCCATAGTATGGGTGGACAAACCGTTCGTTTATTAGAAGAAATGTTACGTAATGGAAATCCTGAAGAAATCGAATATCAAAAGCAACATGGTGGTGACATTTCACCATTATATAAAGGTGGACAAGATAACATGATTTCTTCCATTACTACGTTAGCGTCACCTCATAACGGCACACACGCCTCTGATTTACTAGGTAATGAAGCGATTGTAAGACAAGCTGTTTATGATTTTGCGAAATCACAAGGTAATAAATTCTCTCGTGCCGATCTTGGTTTAACTCAATGGGGATTAAAACAGAGACCTGATGAATCTTATATAGACTATGTAAAACGCGTTGAAAATAGTAACTTATGGAAGACAAAAGATAATGGATTCTATGATTTAACAACTGAAGGTGCACAAGAGTTGAATAATCATACGTCACTCAACCCAAATATAGTTTATAAAACATATACTGGCGAATCATCTGACCCAGATAAAAACGGTATCCATCATCGTAATAGTCATATGAATATTAAATATTTACCAACTACAAATGTAATTGGTAAATTAGACGATAAAGCTTGGCGAGAAAATGACGGTCTAGTATCAGTAGTTTCGGCACAACATCCATCTAATCAAAAATATGTCGATGCTACAGATCAAATTCAAAAAGGCGTATGGCAAGTCACACCTGTCCAACACGATTGGGACCATGGCGACTTTGTCGGAACACAAAAAGATGAAAACGGCATCTCAATCGAGCAATTCCAAGGCTTCTGGGATAATCTATTAAACGATGCTGTAAGAAACGAAAAAGAGACTGATCAATAA
- a CDS encoding type II toxin-antitoxin system Phd/YefM family antitoxin, producing MAIVSYSIARKNFRSLIDKVNNDSDAVTITTNDSNAVLISESDYNAMMETLYLQQSPANAQHLAKSIEDAERGNTIKVDLESYE from the coding sequence ATGGCAATAGTATCGTACTCAATAGCTAGAAAAAATTTTAGAAGTTTAATAGATAAAGTTAACAATGATTCAGATGCGGTGACTATAACAACTAATGATAGCAATGCTGTATTGATTTCTGAGTCAGATTACAATGCGATGATGGAGACATTATACCTCCAACAATCCCCTGCCAATGCCCAACACTTGGCTAAATCTATAGAAGATGCTGAGCGTGGAAATACAATAAAGGTAGATTTAGAATCATATGAGTAG
- a CDS encoding citrate:proton symporter yields MQGDSMWLTIVGLAIIISIVGLLIAKKISPVVGMTLIPCIGALILGYSVADLVKFFDKGLAQVMNVVIMFIFAIIFFGIMNDSGLFKPLVKRLLLMTRGNVVVVCIMTALLGTIAQLDGAGAVTFLLCIPALLPLYKALNMSRYLLILLLALSAAVMNMVPWGGPMARVATVLKAKSVNELWYGLIPIQIIGFILVMLLAVYLGFREKKRIQKGIAKGEIEQTQDIDIHKLVAHYEHEQDIKFPVRGRAREHGSIKWINTLLTLLVMVAMLTNIAPPEFAFMIGVSIALIINYKSVDEQMDRLKAHAPNALMMAVVIVGAGMFLGILDETGMLKAISTSFIHIIPQPVGPYIHIIVGIFGVPLDLLTSTDAYYFALLPIVKQTAAEFGVSQVSTAYSMVIGNIIGTFVSPFAPAVWLALGLAEANMGTYIKYAFFWVWGFAIVLLLIAMLIGTVAF; encoded by the coding sequence ATGCAAGGGGATAGTATGTGGTTAACGATTGTTGGTTTAGCAATTATTATTTCAATTGTAGGATTGCTAATTGCTAAGAAGATTAGTCCGGTTGTGGGTATGACATTGATTCCATGTATCGGTGCTTTAATTTTAGGCTATAGTGTTGCCGATTTGGTGAAGTTCTTTGATAAAGGGTTAGCGCAAGTGATGAACGTTGTCATTATGTTCATTTTTGCGATTATTTTCTTTGGTATTATGAACGATAGTGGTCTGTTTAAACCACTTGTGAAGCGGTTGTTACTGATGACACGTGGTAATGTAGTCGTCGTTTGTATTATGACGGCATTACTTGGAACGATTGCACAACTCGATGGCGCAGGTGCGGTAACGTTTTTATTATGTATTCCTGCCTTATTACCATTATACAAAGCATTAAATATGAGTCGCTATTTACTGATTTTATTATTAGCGCTCAGTGCAGCAGTGATGAATATGGTGCCTTGGGGTGGTCCAATGGCGCGTGTCGCAACCGTATTAAAAGCTAAAAGTGTCAATGAATTATGGTATGGTTTAATACCAATTCAAATAATTGGTTTTATTCTCGTTATGTTACTTGCAGTGTATTTAGGTTTTAGAGAAAAGAAACGTATTCAAAAAGGGATCGCAAAGGGAGAAATTGAACAAACTCAAGATATTGATATACATAAGCTTGTTGCACATTATGAACATGAACAAGATATTAAGTTTCCCGTAAGAGGTCGTGCCAGAGAGCATGGGTCTATTAAGTGGATTAATACATTGTTAACTTTATTAGTTATGGTTGCCATGTTAACGAATATCGCTCCGCCAGAATTCGCATTTATGATAGGTGTCTCTATTGCTTTAATCATTAATTATAAGAGTGTAGATGAACAAATGGATCGCTTAAAAGCACATGCACCTAATGCATTAATGATGGCTGTTGTCATTGTAGGAGCAGGGATGTTCTTAGGTATTCTCGATGAGACGGGTATGCTTAAAGCAATCTCTACAAGTTTCATTCATATTATTCCGCAACCAGTCGGACCGTATATTCACATTATTGTAGGTATCTTTGGTGTACCACTTGATCTATTAACAAGTACAGACGCCTACTATTTCGCATTGTTACCTATTGTTAAGCAAACAGCCGCTGAATTTGGCGTATCACAAGTGTCTACTGCTTATTCAATGGTGATTGGTAATATTATAGGTACTTTCGTAAGTCCATTTGCGCCAGCAGTATGGCTTGCACTTGGTCTAGCCGAAGCCAACATGGGCACATATATTAAATATGCCTTCTTCTGGGTATGGGGCTTTGCTATTGTATTGCTACTTATTGCAATGTTAATAGGTACAGTAGCCTTTTAA
- a CDS encoding class I SAM-dependent methyltransferase, protein MNERNEVIIKLLDRADIKPGMRILDIGCATGEVTQLVAERVGSQGEVIGIDMNQTLLEKAVENNQYDHVSYQQHDIYQLPETLGQFDVIIGRRVLMYLPDVAWALRILKDFLKPEGIFCFQESDAINGGTGADELPLHQTSIQWIWQTVAQEGGDIHIGQKLYNLLNEIGLKDIDYFAEAVIHTSDNNDLEWLLGIMLPRMKAHHIVDETFSIETFKKELKAEAQHNHSAFIRDMAYGIIGKMK, encoded by the coding sequence ATGAATGAACGAAATGAAGTTATTATCAAGTTGCTAGATAGAGCAGATATTAAACCAGGCATGCGCATATTAGATATTGGATGTGCGACTGGGGAAGTCACTCAATTAGTAGCTGAACGTGTTGGATCACAAGGTGAAGTCATTGGTATTGATATGAATCAAACACTGTTGGAAAAAGCAGTTGAAAATAATCAATATGATCATGTGTCTTATCAACAACATGATATTTATCAATTGCCAGAAACATTAGGCCAATTCGATGTCATCATTGGTAGAAGAGTGCTCATGTATTTACCAGACGTGGCATGGGCGTTACGTATATTAAAGGACTTCTTAAAACCTGAAGGAATATTCTGCTTTCAGGAAAGTGATGCTATCAATGGCGGTACGGGTGCAGATGAACTGCCACTACATCAAACATCGATACAGTGGATATGGCAAACTGTAGCGCAAGAAGGTGGCGATATTCATATCGGCCAAAAGTTATACAATTTGTTGAACGAAATAGGTCTGAAAGACATTGATTACTTTGCGGAAGCGGTCATTCATACATCCGACAACAATGATTTAGAATGGCTTTTAGGCATTATGCTACCAAGAATGAAGGCACATCATATTGTGGACGAGACCTTCTCAATAGAAACGTTCAAAAAAGAATTAAAAGCAGAGGCACAACACAATCATAGTGCCTTCATAAGAGATATGGCATACGGAATTATAGGGAAAATGAAGTGA